A single genomic interval of Dromiciops gliroides isolate mDroGli1 chromosome 1, mDroGli1.pri, whole genome shotgun sequence harbors:
- the SEC61G gene encoding protein transport protein Sec61 subunit gamma gives MDQVMQFVEPSRQFVKDSIRLVKRCTKPDRKEFQKIAMATAIGFAIMGFIGFFVKLIHIPINNIIVGG, from the exons ATGGATCAGGTAATGCAATTTGTTGAACCTAGTCGGCAGTTTGTGAAGGACTCAATTCGGCTTGTCAAAAGATGTACCAAGCCAGATAGAAAAG AATTCCAGAAGATCGCTATGGCAACAGCAATTGGATTTGCTATAATGGGattcattggtttttttgttaAATTGATCCATATCCCTATTAATAACATCATTGT tgGTGGCTGA